Proteins from one Loktanella sp. M215 genomic window:
- a CDS encoding NAD-dependent succinate-semialdehyde dehydrogenase yields MLDQTTDLASQLKRPDLLCQQAFLAGEWVDAKSGKTIDVVNPARGDVIATVPDLSREEIREAIAIADKTRKAWAAQTGKVRAAVMRKWYDLMMENQEDLAIIMTAEQGKPLTESRGEIAYGAGFIEWFGEEAKRIYGETIPGHGPDKRITVIKQPIGVAAAITPWNFPNAMIARKVAPALAVGCGFVVRPASLTPLSALAMGKLAEEAGVPKGVFSVVTSSSSSEVGKEFCENPIVRKLTFTGSTEVGRILLKQAADQVMKCSMELGGNAPFIVFDDADIDAAVEGAIACKFRNNGQTCVCANRIYVQKGVYEEFSQKLKVAVEKLTVGDGLTKGTDLGPLIEPSAKEKVKEHLADALSKGGKLLTGGEEHALGGQFFQPTIVTGATQDMKVATEETFGPFAPLFMFEDEDEVIAMANDTIFGLASYFYAKDLSRVYKVQEALEYGIVGVNTGIISTEVAPFGGVKQSGLGREGSHHGTDDYLEMKYICTSV; encoded by the coding sequence ATGCTTGACCAGACCACAGACCTCGCCAGCCAGCTGAAGCGTCCCGATCTTCTTTGCCAACAGGCCTTTCTGGCCGGTGAATGGGTCGACGCGAAATCCGGCAAGACCATCGACGTCGTGAACCCCGCCCGCGGCGACGTGATCGCCACCGTCCCGGACCTGAGCCGCGAAGAGATCCGCGAGGCCATCGCGATTGCCGACAAGACCCGCAAGGCCTGGGCCGCACAGACCGGCAAGGTCCGCGCCGCCGTGATGCGCAAGTGGTATGACCTGATGATGGAAAACCAGGAAGACCTGGCCATCATCATGACCGCCGAACAGGGCAAGCCCCTCACTGAGTCCCGTGGCGAGATCGCCTATGGTGCCGGGTTCATCGAGTGGTTCGGCGAAGAGGCCAAGCGCATCTACGGCGAGACGATCCCCGGCCATGGCCCGGACAAGCGCATCACCGTCATCAAGCAGCCCATCGGCGTTGCCGCCGCGATCACGCCTTGGAACTTTCCCAATGCCATGATCGCGCGCAAGGTCGCGCCTGCGCTGGCCGTCGGCTGTGGCTTCGTCGTGCGCCCCGCATCGCTGACGCCGCTGTCGGCCCTCGCCATGGGCAAGCTGGCCGAAGAGGCAGGTGTGCCGAAGGGCGTGTTTTCGGTCGTGACCTCGTCGTCGTCGTCGGAAGTCGGCAAGGAATTCTGCGAGAACCCGATCGTGCGCAAGCTGACCTTCACCGGCAGCACCGAGGTCGGTCGCATCCTGCTGAAGCAGGCTGCCGATCAGGTGATGAAATGCAGCATGGAACTGGGCGGCAACGCACCCTTCATCGTGTTCGATGACGCCGATATCGACGCCGCCGTCGAAGGTGCCATCGCCTGCAAGTTCCGCAACAACGGCCAGACCTGCGTTTGCGCGAACCGGATCTACGTTCAGAAGGGCGTCTATGAGGAATTTTCGCAGAAGCTGAAGGTCGCGGTCGAGAAGCTGACCGTCGGCGACGGCCTGACCAAGGGCACCGACCTTGGCCCGCTGATCGAGCCTTCTGCCAAGGAAAAGGTAAAAGAGCATCTGGCCGACGCCCTGTCCAAGGGCGGCAAGCTGCTGACGGGCGGCGAGGAGCATGCCCTTGGCGGCCAGTTCTTCCAGCCGACCATCGTCACCGGTGCGACGCAGGACATGAAGGTCGCGACCGAGGAAACCTTCGGCCCCTTCGCACCGCTCTTCATGTTCGAGGACGAGGATGAAGTCATCGCCATGGCCAACGACACGATCTTCGGTCTGGCGTCCTATTTCTATGCCAAGGACCTGAGCCGCGTGTACAAGGTGCAGGAAGCGCTGGAATATGGCATCGTCGGCGTGAACACCGGCATCATCAGCACTGAAGTTGCCCCCTTCGGCGGCGTCAAGCAGTCCGGTCTGGGCCGCGAAGGCAGCCATCACGGCACCGATGATTACCTGGAAATGAAGTACATCTGCACCAGCGTCTGA
- a CDS encoding P1 family peptidase produces the protein MRNLITDVPGLRVGHAHDADIKSGVTVLTADRPFTCGVHVMGGAPGTRETDLLAPDKLVEQVDALVLSGGSALGLDAASGVANALRARGRGFAVGDQRVPIVPAAILFDLLNGGNKAWHTNPYAALGAQALDAATDTPASGTVGAGFGATTATLKGGLGQASALLPGGVIVAAMVAVNALGSATVGDGAHFWAAPWEQDGEYGGLGPAPTYPMGRPAMKGDARNTTIGIVATNARLTQAHCTRLATAAHDGFARALVPSHTPFDGDLIFALSHGDAPCDDLAWLGHAAATCMARAIARGIFAAQSDPTDPLPCYRRTFG, from the coding sequence ATGCGCAATCTGATCACCGATGTGCCGGGCCTCCGGGTCGGGCATGCCCATGACGCGGACATCAAATCCGGTGTGACTGTCCTCACGGCCGACCGACCCTTCACTTGCGGCGTTCATGTCATGGGCGGCGCCCCCGGCACGCGGGAAACCGACCTGCTGGCCCCGGACAAGCTGGTGGAACAGGTCGATGCACTCGTGCTGTCGGGCGGATCGGCGCTGGGCCTCGACGCGGCCTCTGGCGTGGCGAATGCGTTGCGCGCCCGCGGGCGCGGTTTCGCCGTGGGCGACCAGAGGGTCCCCATCGTGCCCGCCGCGATCCTGTTCGACCTGCTGAACGGCGGCAACAAGGCGTGGCACACCAATCCCTATGCCGCACTCGGTGCGCAGGCGCTGGATGCGGCGACCGACACCCCCGCGTCGGGCACCGTCGGTGCAGGCTTTGGTGCCACGACGGCGACGCTGAAGGGCGGGCTGGGTCAGGCCTCTGCCCTGCTGCCCGGCGGCGTGATCGTGGCCGCAATGGTCGCCGTGAACGCCTTGGGATCCGCCACCGTGGGCGACGGCGCCCATTTCTGGGCCGCCCCGTGGGAACAGGACGGCGAGTACGGCGGCCTTGGCCCGGCGCCGACCTATCCCATGGGGCGCCCCGCGATGAAGGGCGACGCGCGCAATACCACGATCGGGATCGTGGCCACGAACGCGCGGCTGACGCAGGCACACTGCACCCGCCTTGCCACCGCCGCCCACGATGGCTTTGCCCGCGCGCTGGTGCCAAGCCACACACCCTTCGACGGCGACCTGATTTTCGCGCTCAGCCACGGCGATGCGCCTTGCGACGACCTCGCCTGGCTGGGCCATGCCGCGGCCACCTGCATGGCGCGGGCCATTGCGCGGGGCATCTTTGCCGCACAGTCCGATCCAACGGACCCGCTGCCCTGCTATCGCCGCACCTTCGGCTAG
- a CDS encoding alpha/beta hydrolase, with protein sequence MDLDDAYANGPHIPDGDSFAPMWREKAAAFRAATPGVLNQSYGDRPREVYDLFVPGGAALSTVVFVHGGYWRSTDKDLWTHLAAGPLARGWRVAMVDYDLCPDVTIPQITRQVAQAVGAIAARCPGPLRLAGHSAGGHLVARMLDPAVAGDWLSRVEGVVPISPLSDLAPFLKTSMNADFALDAVTARAESPVHQPVPDRPVTVWVGGAERPAFLDQAAWLGKAWGCEVVVRPGRHHFDIIAGLEEAGSDLTAAVVGQRDR encoded by the coding sequence ATGGATCTGGACGACGCCTACGCGAACGGACCGCACATTCCGGATGGCGACAGTTTCGCGCCGATGTGGCGCGAGAAGGCGGCAGCCTTTCGCGCCGCCACGCCGGGGGTGCTGAACCAGTCCTACGGGGATCGCCCGCGCGAGGTCTACGACCTTTTCGTGCCAGGGGGCGCGGCGCTGAGCACCGTCGTCTTTGTCCACGGCGGCTATTGGCGCAGCACGGACAAGGACCTGTGGACGCATCTGGCGGCGGGACCGCTGGCGCGCGGCTGGCGGGTTGCGATGGTCGACTACGACCTGTGCCCCGATGTGACCATCCCGCAGATCACCCGCCAGGTGGCGCAGGCTGTCGGCGCGATCGCTGCGCGTTGTCCCGGCCCGCTGCGGTTGGCCGGACATTCGGCGGGCGGGCATCTGGTGGCGCGGATGCTTGATCCCGCAGTCGCAGGCGACTGGCTGTCCCGGGTGGAAGGTGTCGTGCCGATCTCTCCGCTGTCGGACCTGGCGCCGTTCCTGAAGACCAGCATGAACGCGGACTTCGCGCTGGATGCGGTGACGGCCCGCGCCGAAAGCCCGGTGCATCAGCCAGTGCCGGACAGACCGGTCACCGTCTGGGTCGGCGGTGCAGAGCGGCCGGCGTTCCTCGATCAGGCGGCATGGCTGGGTAAGGCCTGGGGCTGCGAGGTGGTCGTGCGTCCGGGGCGGCACCATTTCGACATCATCGCAGGATTGGAAGAGGCGGGGTCGGACCTGACGGCAGCCGTGGTCGGTCAGCGGGACCGCTGA
- a CDS encoding M24 family metallopeptidase yields MHRPEFYRFHQGDRVLPFAAAEYDTRLAGLRRIMADTGVTACVLTSMHNIAYYSGFLYCSFGRPYGLVVTATDSVTISAGIDAGQPWRRCHGDNITYTDWQRDNYWRAILSVTGPGAHLGVEGDHLTLSQRDKLQAFLAPAAVTDIAIHSMQQRMHKSSAERDLIRQGAAVADIGGYAMRDAIRSGTREIDVAMAGRDAMEHEIARRFPDAEYRDTWVWFQSGINTDGAHNPVTARVLKPGDILSLNAFPMISGYYTALERTLFVDTVDDASRSVWEANVAAHRYGMSLLKPGVTCAEVTHQINTFLADRDLLQYRTFGYGHSFGILSHHYGREAGLELREDIDTVLEPGMVVSMEPMLTIPEGQPGAGGYREHDILFIDENGAEDVTKYPFGVEFNIISQ; encoded by the coding sequence ATGCACCGTCCGGAATTTTATCGTTTTCACCAAGGGGACCGCGTGTTGCCCTTTGCCGCCGCCGAATACGACACACGGCTGGCGGGCCTGCGCCGCATCATGGCGGACACGGGCGTCACGGCCTGTGTGCTGACCTCGATGCACAACATCGCTTATTACAGCGGCTTTCTGTATTGCAGCTTCGGGCGCCCTTACGGGCTGGTCGTCACCGCGACCGACAGTGTCACGATCAGTGCGGGCATCGACGCGGGCCAGCCGTGGCGGCGCTGTCACGGCGACAACATCACCTACACTGACTGGCAGCGTGACAATTACTGGCGCGCGATCCTGTCGGTGACAGGCCCGGGCGCCCATCTGGGGGTCGAGGGGGATCACCTGACCCTGTCCCAGCGCGACAAGCTGCAGGCGTTCCTCGCGCCCGCCGCCGTGACCGATATCGCCATCCACTCGATGCAGCAGAGGATGCACAAATCATCCGCCGAGCGTGACCTGATCCGGCAGGGCGCTGCCGTCGCCGATATCGGTGGCTATGCGATGCGCGATGCGATCCGCAGCGGCACACGCGAAATCGATGTCGCCATGGCCGGTCGCGACGCGATGGAACACGAGATCGCGCGGCGCTTTCCCGATGCCGAATACCGCGATACCTGGGTCTGGTTCCAGTCCGGCATCAACACCGACGGCGCCCATAATCCGGTCACCGCACGGGTGCTGAAACCGGGCGACATCCTGTCCCTTAACGCCTTTCCGATGATCAGTGGCTATTACACCGCGCTGGAACGCACGCTTTTCGTGGACACGGTCGACGACGCCTCTCGCAGCGTCTGGGAGGCGAACGTTGCCGCCCATCGCTATGGCATGAGCTTGCTGAAACCCGGCGTCACCTGCGCCGAGGTGACACACCAGATCAACACCTTTCTGGCGGACCGCGATCTGCTGCAATACCGCACCTTTGGCTACGGCCATTCCTTCGGCATCCTGTCGCATCATTACGGCCGCGAGGCCGGTCTGGAGTTGCGCGAAGATATCGACACGGTGCTGGAACCCGGCATGGTCGTCAGCATGGAACCGATGCTGACGATTCCCGAGGGCCAGCCGGGTGCCGGCGGCTACCGCGAGCATGACATCCTCTTTATTGACGAAAATGGTGCCGAAGACGTCACTAAATACCCATTTGGTGTCGAATTTAACATCATTTCCCAGTGA
- a CDS encoding DUF1285 domain-containing protein, with protein sequence MAKATDAQKNVTPDAEGLAAAAQQAQTGKGLPPVHLWNPPHCGDIDMRIARDGTWFYQGTPIGRPALVKLFSTILRHDDDGYVLVTPVEKVGITVDDAPFVAVDFQRKGDDLVFETNVGDRVTADAAHPIRVTRDAQTGEPSPYILIRDRLEALIDRKSFYRLVELGEVAAVDGTDWFGLRSAGAFFAIIPAADLPDQD encoded by the coding sequence ATGGCAAAAGCAACAGACGCACAAAAGAACGTGACCCCCGATGCGGAGGGCCTCGCCGCCGCCGCCCAACAGGCGCAGACCGGCAAGGGTCTGCCGCCGGTGCACCTGTGGAATCCGCCCCATTGCGGCGATATCGACATGCGGATCGCGCGCGACGGGACGTGGTTCTATCAGGGCACGCCCATCGGGCGGCCTGCGCTGGTCAAGCTGTTCTCGACCATCCTGCGGCACGATGACGACGGCTATGTTCTTGTCACGCCGGTCGAAAAGGTCGGCATCACCGTCGATGACGCGCCCTTCGTCGCCGTTGATTTCCAGCGCAAGGGCGACGATCTGGTGTTCGAGACGAACGTGGGTGACCGCGTCACCGCGGATGCCGCGCATCCGATCCGCGTCACCCGCGACGCCCAGACCGGCGAGCCGTCACCTTACATCCTGATCCGCGACCGGCTGGAGGCGCTGATCGACCGCAAGAGCTTTTACCGTCTGGTGGAGCTTGGCGAGGTCGCGGCGGTCGATGGCACCGACTGGTTCGGCCTGCGGTCGGCGGGCGCATTTTTTGCCATCATCCCCGCCGCCGACCTGCCCGATCAGGACTGA
- a CDS encoding DUF1523 family protein, whose protein sequence is MRTLGILFRALPILLLGLLLHYVLPQHDIVRVTSTEVIRADFSRYNRLFYAQPDAGSAVQGNRDLRLISTQKKKTFLLGFIKRDATEVMVYRNEDTGWIWPPYFKFDSSDLQAEAAADARTDGWYSLTHYGWRNRWASIYPNAVALRPVSGPDATIIPWFNIGFFIFLIIAIGTIRAMWFQFRERIVDPAMDAAGDRMDVVEARMDARRSRMKRWFDSWKPKDRR, encoded by the coding sequence ATGCGCACGTTGGGAATTCTGTTTCGGGCCCTGCCGATCCTGCTGCTGGGTCTGCTGCTGCACTACGTCCTGCCACAACATGACATCGTCCGCGTCACCTCGACCGAGGTGATCCGTGCGGATTTCAGTCGCTACAACCGGTTGTTTTACGCCCAGCCCGATGCAGGCTCTGCCGTGCAGGGGAACAGGGATCTGCGGTTGATCAGCACGCAGAAAAAGAAGACCTTCCTGCTGGGGTTCATCAAACGCGACGCGACCGAGGTGATGGTCTACCGCAACGAGGATACCGGCTGGATCTGGCCGCCCTATTTCAAGTTCGACAGCTCTGACCTGCAGGCCGAGGCAGCGGCGGATGCCCGCACCGACGGCTGGTACAGCCTGACGCATTACGGCTGGCGCAACCGCTGGGCGTCGATCTATCCCAATGCCGTGGCGCTGCGGCCTGTCTCCGGCCCGGATGCCACGATCATCCCGTGGTTCAATATCGGGTTCTTCATCTTCCTGATCATTGCCATCGGCACGATCCGCGCGATGTGGTTCCAGTTCCGCGAACGGATCGTCGACCCGGCGATGGACGCCGCAGGCGACCGCATGGATGTGGTCGAGGCCCGGATGGACGCGCGCCGGTCCCGGATGAAACGCTGGTTCGACAGCTGGAAACCGAAGGACCGGCGTTGA
- a CDS encoding sensor histidine kinase — protein sequence MRAPLHPSEPERLRTLADYNIIDTPAEADFDEIVALASRICDTKVSLVSLVDESRQWFKASEGFNAVDTPRDTAICGHALLQDDILEIPDTMLDPRTADNDLVVTKQGMRFYAGVQLRAPNGMPIGTLCVLDTVPRKLTDLQRQTLRTLANQVMTQLELRRTLRNQEILRGEMDHRVKNSLQTVQSLIRLYGSKIKDPDALTAFAAIERRVAAIVALHRELHQSSSIAQVKMKPFLSGVLGHLAATCPDHVSIKTDIADFELASTEATALAVVASECVANAIKHAFPADQTGEITVTLAYTPEGEVRMTCRDNGVGAVEDVARHDPMTSLGLRIMDASAQQIAARMDRHSTSDGYVVDMTFRPVQS from the coding sequence ATGCGCGCGCCTCTTCACCCGTCCGAACCCGAACGTCTGCGCACCCTCGCGGATTACAACATCATCGACACCCCTGCAGAGGCTGATTTCGACGAGATCGTGGCGCTGGCCTCGCGTATCTGCGACACGAAGGTTTCGCTCGTCTCGCTGGTCGATGAATCGCGCCAATGGTTCAAGGCGTCGGAAGGATTCAATGCGGTCGACACACCGCGCGACACCGCGATCTGTGGCCATGCGCTGCTGCAGGACGATATCCTCGAAATTCCCGATACGATGCTGGATCCCCGCACTGCCGACAACGACCTTGTCGTGACCAAGCAGGGGATGCGGTTTTATGCGGGCGTGCAGTTGCGCGCGCCCAACGGGATGCCGATCGGAACCCTTTGCGTGCTGGACACGGTGCCGCGCAAGCTGACCGATCTGCAGCGCCAGACCCTGCGGACGCTGGCCAATCAGGTGATGACCCAACTGGAACTGCGCCGCACGCTGCGCAATCAGGAAATCCTGCGCGGCGAGATGGATCACCGCGTCAAGAACTCGCTGCAGACCGTGCAGTCGCTGATCCGCCTCTACGGTAGCAAGATCAAGGACCCCGATGCCCTGACGGCGTTCGCCGCGATCGAGCGGCGCGTCGCGGCCATCGTGGCCCTGCACCGCGAACTGCACCAGTCCAGCAGCATTGCGCAGGTCAAGATGAAGCCGTTCCTGAGTGGCGTTCTGGGTCATCTGGCCGCCACCTGCCCGGATCACGTCTCGATCAAGACCGACATCGCTGATTTCGAACTCGCCTCGACCGAGGCGACGGCGCTGGCCGTGGTGGCGTCCGAATGTGTGGCGAATGCCATCAAACATGCGTTTCCCGCCGACCAGACCGGCGAAATCACCGTGACGCTGGCCTATACGCCAGAGGGCGAGGTCCGCATGACCTGCCGCGACAACGGTGTGGGTGCCGTCGAGGATGTGGCAAGGCACGACCCGATGACGTCGCTTGGCCTGCGGATCATGGACGCCTCGGCGCAGCAAATCGCAGCCCGGATGGACCGGCACAGCACCTCTGACGGCTATGTCGTGGACATGACCTTTCGGCCCGTTCAGTCCTGA
- a CDS encoding aldehyde dehydrogenase family protein: MTVKEIFETMEYGPAPESSKEALAWLASKGDFGHFIDGAWTAPGTLFAVMNPATDTLLAQVTQGTQTDVDAAVKAARAAQPAWAKDGHARAKVLYAIARILQKQSRLFAVLETLDNGKPIRESRDIDVPQAIRHFYYHAGMAQIMETELPDRQALGVCGQVIPWNFPLLMLAWKIAPALAMGNTVVLKPAEWTPLTALLFADICGQAGVPPGVVNIVTGDGAVGEMIVTSDVDKVAFTGSTAVGRRIRELTAGTGKALSLELGGKGPYIVFEDADIDSAVEGVVDAIWFNQGQVCCAGSRLLVQEGIADTFYAKLKSRMDGLRIGDPLDKCIDIGAIVHPRQRARIADMLAAHPEGETYQTNAPEGCFYPPTLITGLAPASPLMSQEIFGPVLVATTFRTPAEAVEIANSTRYGLAASVWSENINLALDVAPKLVAGIVWVNGTNMMDASAGFGGVRESGFGREGGWEGLAGYTRPRAAAPKPVHIAAFTGDGAADGLDRTAKLYIGGKQARPDGGYSRAVYGPKGKLLGHTSLASRKDLRNAVEASNAAKGWGASTGHLRAQILYYMAENLSARADEFARRLQALTGQDGAQEVAASISRLFSAAAWADKYDGQVHDVPIRGVALAMKEPVGTIGILCPDDAPLLGLVSLMAPAIAMGNRVVLAASQPFPLVATDFYQILDTSDVPGGVVNILTGDHADLADPMARHMDIDAVWAMSDLGLVQGIEAASAGNLKRTWCGALDWSRDNTKAILAQATEVKNIWIPYGA; this comes from the coding sequence ATGACCGTCAAGGAGATCTTCGAGACCATGGAATATGGCCCTGCCCCCGAAAGCAGCAAGGAGGCGCTGGCGTGGCTGGCGTCCAAGGGTGACTTCGGCCATTTCATCGACGGTGCATGGACCGCACCCGGTACCCTGTTTGCCGTGATGAACCCGGCGACGGACACGCTGCTGGCGCAGGTCACCCAAGGCACGCAAACCGACGTCGACGCCGCCGTGAAAGCAGCCCGCGCAGCACAACCCGCCTGGGCGAAGGACGGTCATGCGCGGGCAAAGGTTCTTTATGCGATCGCCCGTATCCTGCAAAAGCAGTCACGGCTGTTTGCGGTGCTGGAAACCCTCGACAACGGCAAACCGATCCGGGAATCCCGCGACATCGACGTGCCGCAGGCGATCCGCCACTTTTATTACCACGCGGGCATGGCACAGATCATGGAGACTGAGCTGCCCGACCGGCAGGCGCTGGGCGTTTGCGGTCAGGTGATCCCGTGGAACTTCCCCTTGCTGATGCTGGCGTGGAAGATCGCGCCCGCCTTGGCGATGGGCAATACCGTCGTGCTGAAGCCCGCCGAATGGACCCCGCTGACCGCCCTGCTGTTCGCAGACATCTGCGGTCAGGCGGGCGTGCCGCCGGGTGTCGTGAACATCGTCACCGGCGACGGTGCGGTTGGCGAGATGATCGTGACGTCGGACGTGGACAAGGTCGCCTTCACCGGGTCCACCGCCGTCGGGCGCCGCATCCGCGAACTGACCGCCGGGACCGGCAAGGCGCTGTCGCTCGAACTCGGCGGCAAGGGGCCGTATATCGTGTTCGAGGATGCGGACATCGATTCCGCCGTCGAAGGCGTGGTCGATGCGATCTGGTTCAACCAAGGGCAGGTCTGCTGTGCCGGCTCGCGCCTGCTGGTGCAGGAAGGCATCGCCGACACCTTTTATGCCAAGCTGAAGTCCCGCATGGACGGGCTGCGGATCGGCGATCCGCTGGACAAATGCATCGACATCGGGGCCATCGTCCATCCCCGCCAGCGCGCGCGGATCGCGGATATGCTGGCGGCCCACCCCGAGGGCGAGACTTATCAGACCAATGCGCCCGAGGGCTGCTTTTATCCACCCACGCTGATCACCGGCCTCGCCCCGGCGTCACCGCTGATGAGCCAGGAAATCTTTGGCCCCGTGCTGGTCGCCACGACGTTTCGGACGCCCGCCGAGGCCGTCGAGATCGCAAATTCCACCCGCTACGGCCTCGCCGCCTCTGTCTGGTCGGAGAACATCAATCTGGCGCTGGACGTGGCGCCAAAGCTTGTCGCCGGGATCGTCTGGGTCAATGGCACCAACATGATGGACGCAAGCGCCGGCTTTGGCGGCGTGCGCGAAAGCGGTTTCGGGCGCGAGGGCGGCTGGGAGGGGCTGGCGGGCTATACCAGGCCCCGTGCGGCCGCACCCAAGCCCGTGCATATCGCCGCCTTCACGGGTGACGGCGCCGCCGATGGGCTGGACCGGACGGCAAAGCTTTATATCGGTGGCAAGCAGGCCCGGCCCGATGGCGGCTATTCGCGCGCGGTCTATGGACCCAAGGGCAAGCTGCTGGGCCACACCAGCCTTGCCAGCCGCAAGGACTTGCGCAACGCGGTCGAGGCCAGCAACGCGGCGAAAGGCTGGGGTGCGTCCACCGGCCATCTGCGTGCGCAGATCCTGTATTACATGGCGGAAAACCTGTCGGCCCGCGCCGATGAGTTTGCCCGCCGGCTGCAGGCCCTGACGGGTCAGGATGGCGCGCAGGAGGTTGCCGCCAGCATCAGCCGCCTGTTCAGCGCCGCCGCCTGGGCGGATAAATACGACGGGCAGGTGCACGACGTGCCGATCCGCGGCGTGGCGCTGGCGATGAAGGAACCGGTCGGCACCATTGGCATCCTGTGCCCGGATGACGCGCCGCTGCTGGGCCTTGTCAGCCTTATGGCGCCGGCGATCGCGATGGGCAATCGCGTGGTGCTGGCGGCGTCGCAGCCTTTCCCGTTGGTGGCGACGGACTTTTACCAGATTCTCGATACCTCTGACGTGCCGGGGGGGGTCGTCAACATCCTGACCGGCGATCATGCCGACCTGGCGGACCCGATGGCGCGTCACATGGATATCGATGCGGTCTGGGCCATGTCGGATCTTGGTCTGGTGCAGGGAATCGAGGCGGCCTCTGCCGGGAACCTGAAACGGACGTGGTGCGGCGCGCTGGACTGGAGCCGGGACAACACCAAGGCTATTCTGGCGCAGGCGACCGAGGTCAAGAATATCTGGATCCCCTACGGCGCGTGA
- a CDS encoding L,D-transpeptidase: MSLNFQMSRRSFGAMMLASSAAACAPRVPDSAPADMAPNYLPEYAPLRDAGYDLPAIPLEYTAGINRRMEGLYTGEAPAGSIDVDPYAKFLYHVHYDGTATRYPVGVGRQGRTLSGLATIQDKKAWPGWTPTANMLRTEPDVYGEFRNGIPGGLRSPLGARALYIYRNGKDTYYRVHGTNDLESIGNSGSAGCIRMFNQDIIHLYNNVTLPMTINIRSESESQRVDPEYFNRGRELPAKRVSADELLGEEAVSNDRAPDLSQLAGN; the protein is encoded by the coding sequence ATGTCATTGAACTTTCAGATGTCCCGTCGGTCCTTCGGGGCCATGATGCTTGCGTCTTCCGCTGCCGCCTGTGCGCCCCGCGTGCCGGATTCGGCACCGGCCGACATGGCACCGAACTACTTGCCCGAATACGCGCCCCTGCGGGACGCAGGTTACGATCTGCCCGCGATCCCGCTGGAGTACACCGCCGGCATCAACCGCCGGATGGAGGGTCTTTACACCGGTGAGGCGCCTGCCGGGTCGATCGATGTCGATCCCTATGCGAAATTCCTGTATCATGTGCACTATGACGGCACCGCGACGCGCTATCCCGTCGGCGTCGGGCGTCAGGGGCGGACCCTGTCTGGTCTTGCCACAATCCAGGACAAGAAGGCCTGGCCCGGCTGGACGCCCACCGCCAACATGTTGCGGACAGAGCCGGACGTCTACGGTGAATTCCGCAACGGCATACCGGGCGGCCTGCGCAGCCCCTTGGGCGCGCGCGCGCTTTACATCTATCGCAACGGCAAGGACACCTATTACCGGGTCCATGGCACCAACGATCTGGAAAGCATCGGCAATTCCGGCTCTGCCGGCTGCATCCGCATGTTCAATCAGGACATCATCCACCTGTACAACAACGTGACCTTGCCGATGACGATCAACATCCGCTCGGAATCGGAATCGCAGCGGGTCGATCCGGAATACTTCAACCGCGGTCGCGAACTGCCGGCAAAGCGCGTCAGCGCCGACGAACTGCTGGGCGAAGAGGCCGTGTCGAACGATCGCGCGCCGGATCTGTCGCAGCTGGCGGGGAACTGA